TTTCTTACAGAGAAAACAACCATACAATACATTTCTAGCATTTTAAATTCCCAGCATATAACTGAggattaaaaatgtttcactttcTGGAAACAATTTTTTACCAATTTAGGTTTTGGTAGTATGCATAAACTGTTTGGGAATGtaaattcaaaagcaaaagtatttttagaaattttggaaaaaataataaataatttaaaaaaaaatttcagcagGACGAAGTAGTTACaatatcttaaaataattttaaagattattgtttattgtattattgttgagGACAAACATTTCTTCTACAATATTAATGAGTAGTGAATAACCCAGTTCTCTTGCAGGTGCAGCATTAAACATACTTGTGGATTTTCTGGTATTTTTATCACATGAAATATGGATTTATTCAGTGTGTTACTACATTTCTCCAGGGACAATGCTACTTTTCTATATGGCGGCTTGATGTCAACGTATTGTTTCATAAGTAGTCTTGATGTTAGTCCCTCATCATTATATTTATGACAAGCGTAAATATTAGAAACCATTTCACATCAATTCATAAGACATATCACAGAAAGGAAAACATAAAATCTCATCATTCAGCCGTACTCAAGTAAACAGGAAGAGTCAATGAAGCTGATACAATTTCAATGTGAGCTGTTTGAATAGATCTATGACATCCTGCTGTATCTAGTTTCAGAGTGATTTTGCTCTAATGACCTCTAGCTATTCCATCATGCATTGCAAGGTTGTCCTCTCATGTAACAGTGCAGCACAATAGACAGGCTAGGAATGAGGAAACCACCACTTCCAGAGGCCGATATTTAAGATGTGGGGGTTCCTGTAGTGTGTGTACGTACCATACTGACCCAACTCATCTTCAAGTAATGAAGTGCCAATCTGAATGTCTATTTTTTACTACATAACATTTACACCTGGGTTAGTGTTGCTTAATCATCCGTGTTAATTTTCTGCTACCCCTTACTTTCCCTTTTCTTGTCTCATGTTAGTGTTTAAGCTCCATGCACTTCCCTTCAGGTTTGTAACAGCTCTGCATTTCCCTGCCCATTCCCCCCAGGCCTCACTCACAAACTGACGCTCCTGTGGTGCTGCTTGACAAAGCTCTCTCTGCCCGCTGCCTGCACCTCTCCACTCGTTCCATCTTGCCCCGATGGGCGAGCGGCCGccctccctgctgctctctcCACTTCCCTCACTTCCCTCACTTCCCTCAACcgcctctccttctctccctcctcccctgacAAGCTGACCACATCGCTCAAAAAGTCTCCCAAGTGTTCGACGGAGTCACATTTTTCCAGATCGGAGGCGATGGTTTGCAGGCTGAGAACTGAGAGGGTGTCTGAGCCGGCCTTCTCCGCCTccgccctctctttctccccccagcCCGaggctctgtgtctctccaccCACTCCCTGGTTTTGTCTCCGCCCCTCGTTCCGTCCACCCAGTCTTTCACCGTTGTCCCTCCCCCAcaggccccgccctcacccccaGTCTCACAgtcagactccgcccccacTGGCGAGCTCCGCCCTCTGCAGGCATTGGTCTGCCCGGTCGCGAACCGCCGTCGCCCCCTCTGGGCGTGGATCTGCTCGCTGATTTGCTCCAGGTTACGCAGCGCCACCGAATAGCGGGTCTTCACCTTTGACACACGCTCCTCCAGCTGCACCACTTTAGACTTGTGCTCCTGTGGGGTAATACAAATACATGAAGAGAAGGATGGAAAGCAAAGTTAATACCACATTTTATTAGAACCGGGTGCATGTCAAGTAAAATCCATACACAACTATGAAGACATAATTTCCTAAAAtgtcagtgaaataaaatgCCGCCCAGTAATTAGCTTCAAATAATTAGGGCCACAGTTAAATTAGATAATGACCCTGTGGTAAAGCATTGGTCTGGGATCCTATCTCTACTACCTTAGATGATGTGCAACACTTGCAGACTGTTGAGCGGGGTGTTATGACAGCAAGCAGAGAACGGTGTAGCAAGAGCAAATGCCATGACAACTGTCactacaaaaaacaaagacacacactaCAACCCACATAaacaagtgtgtgtttgtgtgcgcgtacgtgtgtaCAGACATACATGCTCACAAAGTGATTCGTGAAAGACAAACCCTAGAGGACACTAGAAATCAGTGTCTTCCATCTGGATATTACATTTTGGAGGAGTGAGACTGAAGATGATTTAGAACTTTTTAGAACTTAAGGCTGCGCTGTGGTATTGATGGGGAGTATGATAGAAGAGATACACAGAACcgcagaaaagagaaaatggataaccccccccaccagagTCATAGAAAAAGAAGAGTACTGGGAGTTGGACGTGTCTACAGATTGCAGTTTGAGTAGTCTGGAAGAGAAGGatttgagaagaaaaacataatttaaggaATGACTTTGCTagattatttttacattacagcagtGCAATGTACATTTAGTCCAGCATGTGCTTACACTCCACTGCAATAGGTGCAACTGCAAGCCTTCAAGCTAAGTCATTACAGAAGTTcccttgtatttaaaaaaaatgtattccattgaaaattatttaaatgacaatcAAATCAAGTCTGTTAGTCTGCTTACAATGGCTAACATTATTCCAAATGCAGGCTAAATGTATTCAGGGAGTTCTGTAGAAAACATAACAAGATTATTTATTGAGAAAAGtataattgaaatattaattatgatTGACTTATTCCTTGATtacagtgaaaaatattttgatgtgaTTAAAAATCGAATACTGAACTGAATACTGAATACTAAGGTATCAACACAAAAAGCATGAGATTTCTTTCAGaatgaaaaaacactttcagTGAACACTTTCAGAATGCAATTTCAAATTTGTTCCAGAATCGAAATATTTTAGAacaaagtattttaataaaaatctttaGAAAGATAATCtgaaaagaaattttaaaaatatctgacCCAGGTCAGGTAGCCTCACATACAAAAACGTGGGTATTAAGAGCAAAGTGACCTTTCCCTTTcacagaactgaactgaactgaactgaacaaaaCCTTGAAAACAATGCCAAAATCTACACAAAATGTTGTGGAacattatcaacaaaaaaaggcgGGGATGCTGGTGGGGATATATAAGGTGAAATGCAACAATCTTCAAACAGACAATTAACTTttaagtatttgtatttgttaggTTCATTCTTCCTCTGTTTATTGTGGGTTTTTTCAGCAGGAGGGGAGAACAGCCCTTCAGCTCCTCGAGGCAGCCGCTTTACGCTGAGAGAGCAGGAAACGGTGAGACACACAGCAGAAAAACGAGTCCCTGGTGCTCAGCCGGAGGAAGAGGCAATAAAGGCAGCCCACAGGGCTGCCACAGCACCAGTGCGTCAGCGGGAGGGTAGCCGTTAGCTAGCAGCTGAGAAACACCAATCAGTCCACTGAGGAGGAACAGATGGTCACGGCAGAAGGGCAGAAGTAACGGAGAGGGGAGAACAGAGATCAAACCACGTAGACCCTACCTGACCACGTAGTGGTCACATACTGCGTGGCTAAAGGCTCTGGACCTTTCGCCACTGTGGCTGTGATCTTGCCGTTCCCATCTCTTGTGGACCCCCATCTCTTCCTTTGGAACGCAATGTAtatttgaaaaacatgaaaatagcTGAAACACTCTCCAGAGTAGTTTTGTTTCCTCTGAACAAAATGTGGACAACAAAACGTTTCTTTAACAAGGTTGAAGTTCCCATTGCACTCTGATGTGCATCTATGCAGTTTTAACCACGACTAAGAGGAAAGATGGGCGTATACAGTACATCTAACATGTCATATTCTGTTCTGTGGAACCAGTGCCTCCAGCTTTTATAAAGAACTACAATTCTTCAGATGGATCTATCATAAGCTCATTGGTATAAAGTGGTTGATGAATGCACAAGTGACTTTGTGATAAACCCAGAAAGCATGTTTCACCCCAGCGTGCGCTGAGAAGGCAGGTACCTCCAGTATGTAGTTGAACTGAGCCTTGAGTTCGAAGTAGGGCTTGGACTTGATGATGACCCTCTTGAGCGCTTTCTGCAGGGTCTGCACGCGGGCCTCGGCGTCCTGGCACAGCTGCGTGACGCGCTGGTGCTCTCGCTCGCTGCGCAGAcgctcctcctccgcctcgtTCACCTGCCAACACCCACATGGCCAGCATCAGCGTCGGCGTCAGCGTCGGCGTCACCGCACCCCACCGGGTGCCTGTCACCCAGAGTCCGCCTGGACCGCTGCCCCGCCCAGCGGTATGAAACCCGCGGCTCCGAAACAGAACAGTCTCGTCTCGGACGAGGAGACAAGGCCCCCAGCAGTTCTCATCCCTTCAAGAAGACAACATCCCAAAAACTGCTGAATCCCACCATCTTAcgcacactacagacacatttCCGGAGCACTACCACACACAACCTCGTTTCCCTTAACCGTGGATAAAGCCGTCTAAAAGCGACCATATTTACTACTGTTATTTCAcgtgtcaaaataaaagcgcagTCCCTGGCAGAAACGAGCCGGAGCGTTTTATCACACGACAGCCGCACTTCCATCTCTCCCAATTTCACACTCAGACAGAGCTCCCTACTACGCAAATAACAAATGAGTGCTTTTAATGACCACACTAATGAGCTATGGTGTGGGCTACACTGCAGCAGCTACTACAAGTGACAGATACAGTAACAGCGGATAAGTTACACTTGCTATAGACGTCACTGTGAACAGGGGTGTTTAATAAGCAAacaatacatgaaaaataacaaatgtcacAGGTTTGTATCATAAAATGGCTACATGTAATTACATTGCGCAACGGCCACACTGAACTTACATGATGTTTCTCTTATAATTCAGAAGCTGTTCATGGAAAATGAATCTCTAGAAGACAAgtgcaaaaaaattaagataaaagcagaacagaaaaaaactgaatagaTAATTGAATAGAACATCGTATAAAAATCTTCCCTCTCACTTGGCTTGTGTTTCTAAATTATTCACAGTACATCCTCCAACATATTATGGTGTAGTTCCTTCAACTAAAGCATCCCTAAGGTTCAAAGTCATAGTGGGGTAGCAATGATTCTTTTCCCAGTCTACCTAAATTTCACTTTTGCTGGCAAAActtaaaattctattttaaatacaactatttaaaataattaaatattttaactatTTAACAGCTCAAACATCAAAATTtacatttgctgtttttttcttgttcactTTGCTCAAGATGCAAGCAGACATAAATGGTCTCAGTAAACCGATCAGGATTTAAGCTGAAATGTATCTCAAAAGgtcattaaataaaagtaaaataaagcgCAAAAGTAACTAGAAATACTGCCttgcggttgtatgcctccgccaaccagtagctagtttggatataaaatgtcatcacttcatcattttatcctattagacatttgtgtgaaactttgtcataattagcgtatgaattattgagttatggccaaaaacgtgttttgtgaggtcacagtgaccttgacctttgaccaccaaaatctaatcagttcatccttgagtccaagtggacatttgcgccaaatttgaagaaatcccctcaaggcgttcctgagatattgCCTTCATGAGAATCaggacggatggacggacggaaGGACGGactgacggacggacggacggtcaacccgaaaacataatgcctctgGCCATGGCTGCACCGTCGCGGAGGCATAATAAAGCACATGCCATGTGGGTGGCCTGAAAAAGTTGGATTTATAAATTCCTTGACCATTCAATCAAATTCTTTTTCTGGCCTTAATCTTTTCAGAGAACTACCCCAGGTGTTGCCTGAATGTAATTTAAAGCATTTTGGGGTGATGACAGCAAGTGGTTATGGGAGGTGGGTGTCATCAAATGACTTCAATCTAAATTCTGACAGGGATATGATTGACTATTCACACCTCGCATATCACTCACCCGTCACGTCGCCGTGTCAAAGTTTGAGGCCTCCAAGCTGTGACGCGACTACCAAAGATACGCGGAAATTACCGGAATCCATCGCCCTCATCCACTCTCACCTTAGCGGTGGCGTGATTGAGCATCTCCTGCCACGTCGGATCCAGCGTGTTCCTGTCCGCCAGGAGCCCCTGCTCGGCCACGTACACCATCTCCCTAGCGGCGGTGTGCATGGAAACGGCTCTCTCATAGCTCAGCGCGGCCTTCTGGGTTTCCTGTTGGGCCTGTGGGGAGTACAGACAATCACAGTGCATTAGAGGAAGAGGGCAACCAGCAACCGTACACTGAGAAAGAAGTTCATAAATCACTGCACTGGGAGAAGTTAACCTGTATCACATAACAGTAAATGAGGAGAACACAGAGAGCGACAGTAACCAATGACAATTGCTCTGAGAGACAACAAATCATGCTACCCTGACAGAAAGAGAACAGTAATTCAGAGCCATTCAGTGAGTCTGGAATTATCACACCTGCCTCCAGAAGTTTCACGCCATTAATACCGTTTATCAGTCTGCCTGTTAACTTAAAACACTACGGGCAGATCCAAATAAACCTCGGTGAAAATACTGCAGAAtaagttttatattttcagagCTGACAAGACAACTATTAAaggcagtgagtgtgtgcactccACAAATGGTTTGGGTTTTCATTAAACATCCATGTTCATGAACATGGATTCCTGCTATTTTTGCTGTGCAGTGGATGTTCACAGTAACTTAACACTACACAGTACCTAGTTTGTAGGTCACAGTGTCTTTACCACAGTCAAGCATCCTGTCAACaccacccaaaaataaaataaatgccccTGAGCTTCTGAGATTCAAGTCAAGGACAGGTCCACATTAAACAGCTGAAAGCAgtatggccaggttacagttggctaaTAAGTACCTAAAAGAACATGCAGTGTtctgaaaaaaagtattgtggAAAGAtgagattcacttgtatcagagtagTGAAAAGAGCAAAGTATGAAGgtcaaaaggaactgcccaagatccaagtCACTCCCCTCAtcagtgaaatatggtggtgggggtgttatggtttgggcatgtatggctgccacaggtactggatcgcttgtcttcattgatgatgtaattgctgatagcagcagaatgaattctgaaatgtacaaaAGCATCTTCTCAAGTTCAATTAAATGTCTCCAAACTCAATGGATGGTGCTTCATTTTACagtaagacaatgatcccaaacacacTACTaaagagtttttcaaagccaaaaactggaagaTTCCTGACTGaatcacctgatctgaatccaattgaacatgcgtttcatatgctgaagagaacacTTAAGGCAACTACCCCCTTaagaaacaagcaggagctgaagatggctgccatACCagtctggcagagcatcaccagagaagatactcagcacctggtgatgtctatgggtcacagacttcaagcagtcattgcatgcaaagggtatacaacaaagtactaaacattaCTACTTTaatttatataacattaatatgtcccaaacattatgatgccctgaaatggggggactatgtacaaaaagcaGTCTAaattctacatggtgaaaccaaagtgtataaaaaatacccttaaataaaagctaagaatgtgcactttgaccgtgtgtgaattgtttgattacaaatctaaaattgtggagtactgagccaaatcaataaaaaaaatgtctttgttccaaatgttatggagctcattgttaaataaataaagattatcattattaaaatcCATTGATTCTTCCCAAGAAGAAAATGCCTCCCTTTCACTTCAAGCAACTCCATGTGTGAAGAAAAATGATGGAACCCAAGCATAAAATCAGTACCTATTAAGTAGTGTTTTTTCACCTTGTTATGATTCTACACGCATAATTAATTGTGCATATAATTATACACCTTGTTGAGATTACTGGCAGAATGAGAAGTAATCTACCTTGTCttttgctttgaatgatgtAGGCAGGTCTGGTGTTAATTCTAAACCACTGTACTCCCTGTCCTTATGACAGACCATAAGATATGATTGGCTTGTCATGTTAAAAAATCACATTCCCTTGCCAAAGATACTAATGATGCTCTGCCTCTGGCTCTAGCGGGTGATGTCACATTCCAATGTAACCAATAAAACATCCTTACTAACTCAGTTACACAGGGGTGATGAGTTTGATGTATTCTTCCCAATGAGCCTTAGAGACACCTGGCCAGAAAGTCAAGACCCAACAATAACAGGTTAcaattcgcacacacacacacgcacacacacacaccgacacacaagcgcacacgcacacacacacacacaccaacacacgcacacatcgacacacacaagcacacactagTTAGTGTTTGGGAAGGGCTTTGTGCTTCCGTACCTCTTTGGCCAGTCTACGGGCCTCGTAGTATGGCCTGGCTTTCTCAATGCAAGTGCCAAGCTGGGAGCCCTGTGCATTCAGCTTCCTGGCTGATTCTGTAAGGATCTTCCTGTAACCTGATCTTGCATCCTGTGAACAAGGAAGTGTACACTTCAACAAtaaggaaatgagaaatgaatggCTGTGTATTTCTTGATTTTATTCCTGTGAATAATGATCAACAAAGtcttaaaacacacaaacagcctgCTTGTTTTGTAGCACAGTCATTTCAAAATCACTCAAGCAAAAGATGATACATATTCCAGCAAGTGCCCATACTAACATATCAATAATATTAACATGATTCTGAAAATACTGTCAATTTATAAATGACTCACTGTCAATCTGTCACAAGCATTAAAACGACTAATAATGTTAATTTCCAATTGTGCATACAAAACCATGCCAATACCCTATATCGGAAGATCTTTAAAAAGGCACCACAATTTTCAAGCTCCGCGTTGACACTGAATTGCCACATCCGTAGATCTTGCAATTCAGTCTACCAAATCTGTTGGCAAACTGCTGTTGTCATGGGCTCAATGTCGCAAATTGACTGCTTATTCCCATTTCCATTTAATCCCCTTATTTACTGCTCAATGGTATAGGATGCATTCTTACCaacttaacacagcactacattaaattaatttttattaaatgcaaGCTGGCTACATAGGGCATGCACAGTTGATAATTGTATATggcatgtattttaaataatggacCTTGGGTGACACTCACATCCAACTGAAGCTCTAGTCTATTAATCTCCTCACTGGCCTCATTCAggtgctccagctcctcctgaaAGGCAAgaatttaaacagtttaacaaaataatatatgaaGTCCAATTATTTTAGGATGCTTTTGACTGGCAGAAACATGATAGGACTACACTCAAATGAACAGTAAAGCATACaattaaaaaagtgtttattcTGCATAACTGTAAGTATCAAATTGTATAATCCAAGAACTGTTACATTGGTCTGAAAACGTTACAAACAAACTGTTTGCGATTAGGAATTATACGACATGGTGTattgtaaataatataaattatgtcATAACCCCAGATTAACTCCGGAATTTTTGGTCCCGAATAGCCGCACAGATGAGATACAGTACGTGACATGAGGCTACATCGCTAAACCACCCATCTTGCTGACTACAAGCAAGCAACGTTAGCACATGACGTTAGCTTACtcatttagctaacgttaaataAACAACTAACAAGGAAGccaacattttttatattttaatatagcaAGATGACACAGCACCGCattctcaaaaacatatttaaaatctaaatcttttatctataatatatttttctcttttacagCAATTTGAGTTTTGCTCTATCTTTATTTGAacaaagtatatatatatatatatatatatatatatatatatatataggtactGTTTACCTGAATTCTTGGGTCTAATTCTTCTTCGTATttgccctcctcttccttcctctcgcGGTCTCCATCTCCATCTTGGCCCTCTCCTCCGCCGTCCCCAGTATCTGTCGTCCCTCCATCACCGTCTCTGTCTTTTGGTCCCCCATCCTTCTCCTCCGCCTCTCCACCGGGCGTCTCCCCCCTCCAATCGCTCGGCTCTGGATCTCCGGAGCCCGCGGGACTCTCACGTAAGCTCTCCGGCTCCATTCCGGACATAGACCCAGTAaaatagctaacgttagctagaatACGGCgtgtaaataatgaaagaatTCAGATTTCGGGTGCAATCAGCCCACgtattttgtttgctttaaatgtgtaatatttaacgtcacttattattattgaattagAGAGATTGTTACGGCTTCTATTTGGTTAACCTATCACTAATTACTAGCTAGCTGACTGTACTacttagcaagctagctagtttgGCATATTCCTAAAATAATCTGCGGAAAAACTCGTTACATTTCTAGCTatcaaattgtaaaataatgagTCTGGAATATAATTCTGATTTACTTGTTTATTGTTATGGCTGCTGTGAAGTCCTTCCTTATTTCCAACCCGTTTCTCTCGGACAAtctcccatccctcccttccctccctcccagcgTTGATACTGCCACACTGAATCTcaaacatacacatgaacaaaaGGTAAATAGAAAATGCACGTTTTGCACCATTTTTAATCCTCCACGGTTACCGTAGTTG
This window of the Anguilla anguilla isolate fAngAng1 chromosome 1, fAngAng1.pri, whole genome shotgun sequence genome carries:
- the sh3bp5la gene encoding SH3-binding domain protein 5-like, a, whose product is MSGMEPESLRESPAGSGDPEPSDWRGETPGGEAEEKDGGPKDRDGDGGTTDTGDGGGEGQDGDGDRERKEEEGKYEEELDPRIQEELEHLNEASEEINRLELQLDDARSGYRKILTESARKLNAQGSQLGTCIEKARPYYEARRLAKEAQQETQKAALSYERAVSMHTAAREMVYVAEQGLLADRNTLDPTWQEMLNHATAKVNEAEEERLRSEREHQRVTQLCQDAEARVQTLQKALKRVIIKSKPYFELKAQFNYILEEHKSKVVQLEERVSKVKTRYSVALRNLEQISEQIHAQRGRRRFATGQTNACRGRSSPVGAESDCETGGEGGACGGGTTVKDWVDGTRGGDKTREWVERHRASGWGEKERAEAEKAGSDTLSVLSLQTIASDLEKCDSVEHLGDFLSDVVSLSGEEGEKERRLREVREVREVERAAGRAAARPSGQDGTSGEVQAAGRESFVKQHHRSVSL